From the genome of Bordetella sp. H567, one region includes:
- a CDS encoding Bug family tripartite tricarboxylate transporter substrate binding protein, whose protein sequence is MTTRCTAAWPGHRARHRALALAAAAAISLICCTARAAESASQFPSHVIRFIVPYAAGGLPDTVARVVAQRVTASIGQSVVVENKPGANGVIAAQALMSSPRDGYTYLVTDGSMMSINPTLYKDLSYDPKRDFVPVSLIATSPLFLATNTQTGITTLQDFVKRVQAAPGKMNYGSSGVGSSHHLTMEALALGMHTKLTHVPFRGSGQSVPALVGNQVDVVFAALPSLSGFADKGQVKILATNAGKRSALAPDVPAIAEILPGFNFAVTVGALAATGVPDYAVQRVSGEIAKAVKDPAVIKQFNTLGIEAVGATPKEYAAAIDDEAQRYAGAIKAANIKTE, encoded by the coding sequence ATGACCACCCGTTGCACGGCGGCCTGGCCAGGCCACCGCGCGCGCCATCGCGCGCTCGCACTGGCCGCGGCGGCAGCCATCAGCCTGATTTGTTGTACCGCCCGCGCGGCGGAAAGCGCCTCGCAGTTTCCTTCCCACGTCATACGGTTCATCGTTCCGTACGCCGCGGGCGGGCTGCCGGACACCGTCGCGCGGGTCGTCGCGCAGCGCGTTACCGCCAGCATCGGCCAGTCCGTCGTGGTCGAGAACAAGCCGGGCGCCAACGGCGTCATCGCGGCGCAGGCGCTGATGAGCAGCCCGCGCGACGGCTATACCTACCTGGTCACCGACGGCTCGATGATGTCCATCAACCCGACGCTGTACAAAGACCTTTCCTACGATCCCAAGCGGGACTTCGTGCCTGTGTCACTGATCGCCACATCGCCCCTGTTCCTGGCGACCAATACGCAGACCGGCATCACGACCCTGCAGGACTTCGTCAAGCGCGTCCAGGCCGCGCCCGGCAAGATGAACTACGGCTCTTCCGGCGTGGGCAGCTCGCATCACCTGACGATGGAGGCGTTGGCCCTGGGGATGCACACGAAGTTGACGCACGTTCCCTTCCGCGGCTCCGGCCAATCCGTGCCGGCACTGGTGGGCAATCAGGTCGACGTGGTGTTCGCCGCGCTGCCTTCGCTGTCGGGCTTCGCCGACAAGGGCCAGGTAAAGATCCTGGCCACCAATGCCGGCAAGCGTTCCGCGCTGGCGCCGGATGTTCCCGCCATCGCGGAGATCCTGCCCGGCTTCAACTTCGCCGTCACCGTTGGGGCGCTGGCGGCCACCGGCGTGCCGGACTACGCGGTGCAGCGCGTCAGTGGGGAAATCGCCAAGGCGGTCAAGGATCCGGCGGTGATCAAGCAGTTCAACACGCTGGGAATCGAGGCCGTTGGCGCCACGCCCAAGGAATATGCCGCGGCGATCGACGACGAGGCGCAGCGCTACGCGGGCGCGATCAAGGCGGCCAACATCAAGACGGAATGA
- a CDS encoding Rieske 2Fe-2S domain-containing protein codes for MLTPEENDLLCRVEGDAPMGGLMRRHWLAVCLSEEVSEPDGDPVKAQVLGEDLVVFRDTEGRVGVMDEYCPHRRVSLVYGRNEECGLRCLYHGWKMDVQGNVVEMVSEPAASVMAQKVKHKAYPVREWGGMVWAYMGPQDDIPEFMPPPWAPYADTKVSIAKVLVPCNWAQILEGAIDSAHSSSLHSSDFVPARVGGAEATEKNWLRPSTDKAPRMQVHRTDYGFRYAAIRRPITNAAQTDYVRSTVFVAPVTVLVPPNNLYNVANVNVPMSDTATAFYFIAWGEKASTPDTETWRKFLGASIGRDLDERYRPLRNHENRFWQDRQAMKAGNFTGIKGFPNQDIAMWVTMGPIANRSDDRLGASDLAIVEFRKQMLQAALDFRDGAVAIGTGDKRIPREVCAFQAIVPKNVDWRDFHAEPVGRPDAQAQQLDTNYQTTA; via the coding sequence ATGTTGACACCCGAAGAAAACGATCTGCTTTGCCGCGTCGAAGGCGACGCGCCCATGGGCGGCCTGATGCGGCGGCATTGGCTTGCCGTCTGCCTGAGCGAGGAGGTGAGCGAACCGGACGGCGATCCCGTCAAGGCCCAGGTCCTGGGCGAGGACCTGGTCGTGTTCCGCGATACGGAAGGACGCGTCGGCGTGATGGACGAATACTGCCCGCACCGCCGCGTCTCGCTGGTATATGGGCGCAATGAGGAATGCGGGCTGCGCTGCCTGTATCACGGCTGGAAGATGGACGTGCAGGGCAACGTCGTCGAGATGGTCTCCGAGCCCGCGGCCAGCGTCATGGCGCAGAAGGTCAAGCACAAGGCCTACCCCGTGCGGGAATGGGGCGGCATGGTGTGGGCCTACATGGGACCGCAGGACGATATCCCGGAATTCATGCCCCCGCCCTGGGCGCCGTACGCGGACACGAAGGTAAGCATCGCCAAGGTGCTGGTGCCCTGCAACTGGGCACAGATCCTGGAAGGCGCGATCGACTCCGCGCACAGCTCCAGCCTGCATTCCTCCGACTTCGTTCCCGCGCGCGTCGGCGGCGCCGAGGCGACGGAAAAGAACTGGCTGCGTCCTTCCACGGACAAGGCGCCGCGCATGCAGGTACACCGGACCGACTACGGATTCCGCTATGCGGCCATCCGCCGTCCCATCACCAACGCGGCGCAGACCGACTATGTGCGCTCGACGGTGTTCGTCGCGCCCGTCACCGTGCTGGTACCGCCCAATAACCTCTACAACGTGGCCAACGTGAACGTTCCCATGAGCGACACCGCCACCGCTTTCTACTTCATTGCCTGGGGCGAAAAGGCCAGCACGCCGGATACCGAGACCTGGCGCAAGTTCCTGGGGGCCAGCATCGGGCGGGACCTGGACGAACGATACCGGCCGCTGCGCAACCACGAGAACCGCTTCTGGCAGGACCGCCAGGCGATGAAGGCGGGCAATTTCACGGGCATCAAGGGATTCCCCAACCAGGACATCGCGATGTGGGTCACGATGGGGCCGATCGCAAACCGGTCCGACGACAGGCTGGGCGCCAGCGACCTGGCCATCGTCGAATTCCGCAAGCAGATGCTGCAAGCCGCCCTGGACTTCCGTGACGGAGCCGTGGCCATCGGCACGGGCGACAAGCGCATCCCGCGTGAGGTCTGCGCCTTCCAGGCCATCGTCCCGAAGAACGTCGATTGGCGCGACTTCCATGCCGAGCCGGTGGGCCGCCCGGATGCGCAGGCGCAGCAGCTCGACACCAACTACCAAACCACTGCCTAG
- a CDS encoding PDR/VanB family oxidoreductase: protein MSEPAADTMMPLRIASVTDAARGIRAFELVHPEGADLPVFTPGSHIKVRVPNGETRKYSLCNDPSERKRYVITVKREDQGRGGSISLVDEARPGDTLPVSAPDNAFPLVDAPGSLLFIAGGIGITPILSMIRSLQDADAPAWKLYYLSQAPETTAYRDILSAPELRSRVTIHHDHGNPADAFDLWPVLEKPNRGHVYCCGPRGLMEAVRDMSGHWSPARIHFESFLEGGERKPDDRPFTVALARSGKEFEVPVGQSILSVLRRAGIKVAYSCESGTCGSCRTRMLTGRADHRDMVLMPDEQESQIMVCVSRAVGDKLVLDL, encoded by the coding sequence ATGAGTGAACCGGCCGCCGATACCATGATGCCGCTGCGCATCGCCAGCGTCACGGACGCGGCGCGCGGCATACGCGCCTTCGAGCTCGTGCATCCCGAAGGCGCGGACCTGCCGGTCTTCACGCCGGGCTCGCACATCAAGGTGCGCGTGCCCAACGGCGAAACGCGCAAGTACTCCTTGTGCAACGATCCTTCCGAACGCAAGCGCTATGTGATCACCGTCAAGCGCGAGGACCAGGGGCGTGGCGGATCGATTAGCCTGGTGGATGAAGCCAGGCCCGGCGACACGCTGCCGGTGTCGGCGCCGGACAACGCCTTTCCGCTGGTCGATGCGCCTGGAAGCCTGCTATTCATCGCGGGGGGCATCGGGATCACACCCATCTTGTCCATGATCCGTTCCTTGCAGGATGCGGACGCGCCCGCCTGGAAGCTGTATTACCTGAGCCAGGCGCCCGAGACCACGGCCTACCGGGACATACTGAGTGCCCCCGAGCTGCGTTCCCGGGTAACCATCCACCACGATCATGGCAATCCCGCGGACGCTTTCGACCTGTGGCCCGTGCTGGAAAAACCCAACCGCGGGCATGTCTATTGTTGCGGCCCGCGCGGCCTGATGGAAGCGGTGCGGGACATGTCCGGCCATTGGTCGCCGGCCCGCATCCATTTCGAGAGTTTCCTGGAAGGCGGCGAGCGCAAGCCCGATGATCGGCCGTTCACGGTCGCACTGGCCCGCAGCGGGAAGGAGTTCGAGGTGCCCGTTGGCCAATCGATTCTTTCCGTGCTGCGCCGGGCCGGCATCAAGGTGGCCTATTCCTGCGAGAGCGGCACCTGCGGATCGTGCCGTACCCGCATGCTGACCGGCAGGGCGGACCATCGCGATATGGTGCTCATGCCGGATGAACAGGAATCGCAGATCATGGTGTGCGTATCGCGTGCCGTCGGCGACAAACTCGTACTGGACCTATAG
- a CDS encoding TRAP transporter small permease subunit yields MKSLFALSRLIDAINLRVGRAVTWVTLLVVLVSAGNALVRKVLHTSSNAWLELQWYMFGAMFLLASGYTLLKNEHVRVDILSSRLSRRKQIWIEVFGVLFFLLPACMLILALSWPVFTESWLTHEQSSNSGGLVRWPVKLLIPAGFALLVLAGVSHLIKCVGFLLGRGPDPLRREGVRSAEEELAAEIAREAQAREAAALAAAAAPRDGGR; encoded by the coding sequence ATGAAATCACTATTTGCCTTGTCGCGTCTGATCGACGCGATAAACCTGCGCGTGGGCCGCGCCGTGACATGGGTGACCTTGCTGGTGGTGCTGGTCAGCGCCGGCAACGCGTTGGTGCGCAAGGTCTTGCACACCAGCTCGAATGCGTGGCTGGAATTGCAGTGGTATATGTTCGGGGCCATGTTCCTGCTGGCCTCGGGCTATACGCTGCTGAAGAACGAGCACGTGCGGGTGGATATCCTGTCCTCGCGCCTGTCGCGGCGCAAGCAGATCTGGATCGAGGTCTTCGGCGTGCTGTTCTTCCTGCTGCCGGCCTGCATGCTGATCCTGGCGCTGTCCTGGCCGGTCTTCACGGAGTCGTGGCTGACCCACGAGCAGTCGTCGAATTCGGGCGGGCTGGTGCGCTGGCCGGTGAAGCTGCTGATCCCGGCGGGCTTCGCGCTGCTGGTGCTGGCGGGCGTCTCGCACCTGATCAAATGCGTGGGCTTTCTGCTGGGCCGCGGCCCAGATCCGCTGCGGCGCGAGGGCGTGCGCTCGGCCGAGGAAGAACTGGCCGCGGAAATCGCCCGCGAAGCCCAGGCCCGCGAAGCGGCCGCGCTGGCCGCGGCGGCGGCGCCGCGCGACGGGGGGCGTTGA
- a CDS encoding tripartite tricarboxylate transporter substrate binding protein → MPRRLFLRATFALFAGAAGHAALAADAYPSHPITIIIPASPGGAIDIVARLIGQKMTVSMGQSVVIQNKPGATGTIGEDYVAKSAPDGYTLVLAASSHAINPTMFKLPYDTVKSFEPVALTHSVPLMLVVTPSLPVHSVKELIAYGKAHPHELTFASSGPGGAPHFSGELFKSMAGLDIVHVPYKGSTAAHPDLTSGRVSMMFDTLAALHAPVSGKLVRPLAVTTTKRVASYPDIPTMAEAGLPGYDTSTWGGVLAPAGTPAAIVDKLNAEINKALSAPDLRKTLEQAGIEPVTQSPRYFADFIDSEMVKWAKVAKAANIHPE, encoded by the coding sequence ATGCCCCGCCGCCTGTTCCTTCGCGCCACGTTCGCCCTGTTCGCCGGTGCCGCCGGCCATGCCGCCCTGGCCGCCGACGCCTATCCCAGCCATCCCATTACCATCATCATCCCGGCGTCGCCGGGTGGCGCCATCGACATCGTGGCGCGGCTGATCGGCCAGAAGATGACCGTGTCGATGGGACAATCCGTCGTCATCCAGAACAAACCCGGCGCCACCGGCACGATAGGCGAGGACTACGTCGCCAAAAGCGCCCCGGATGGCTATACCCTGGTGCTGGCCGCCAGCTCGCATGCCATCAACCCGACCATGTTCAAGCTGCCGTACGACACGGTCAAAAGCTTCGAGCCGGTCGCGCTCACGCATTCCGTGCCCCTGATGCTGGTGGTGACACCCAGCCTGCCGGTGCATTCGGTGAAGGAGCTGATCGCCTACGGCAAGGCGCATCCGCACGAGCTGACCTTCGCGTCCAGCGGACCGGGCGGCGCGCCGCATTTTTCGGGTGAGCTGTTCAAAAGCATGGCGGGCCTGGACATCGTGCACGTGCCGTACAAGGGCAGCACGGCAGCGCATCCGGACCTGACCAGCGGCCGCGTGTCGATGATGTTCGACACCCTCGCGGCCCTGCATGCGCCGGTGTCGGGCAAGCTGGTGCGGCCCCTGGCGGTGACGACGACGAAACGCGTCGCCAGCTATCCGGATATCCCCACCATGGCCGAGGCCGGCCTGCCGGGCTACGACACCAGCACATGGGGCGGGGTCCTGGCGCCCGCGGGTACGCCGGCGGCCATCGTGGACAAGCTCAACGCCGAAATCAACAAGGCCTTGTCCGCTCCGGATCTCAGGAAGACGCTGGAGCAGGCCGGCATAGAGCCGGTCACGCAATCGCCCCGGTATTTCGCCGACTTCATCGATTCCGAAATGGTGAAATGGGCGAAGGTCGCCAAGGCCGCGAACATCCATCCGGAGTAA
- a CDS encoding Gfo/Idh/MocA family oxidoreductase produces MDTSILRIGVAGLGRAFSVMLPTFLGDPRVRLVAACDTRATAREQFQRDFGGPAYADIEALARNPEVQVVYIASPHQFHAEHTRIAAAHGKHVLVEKPMALSLAECDAMIQACRAAGVSMVIGHCHSFDTPYLKTRELIASGEFGAVKMIHALNYTDYLFRPRRPEELSTAEGGGAVFSQAAHQVDIVRMLAGARPVRLRSALGNWHPQRPTEGAYSALLWFESGAYASLNYNGYAHFDSDEWMDWVGEMGGAKDPQDYGAARRKLATLESPQDEARLKVAGTYGGALYAPPSPGSASAPLSHQHFGSIVVSCERADLRPMSGGIRVYGDARRETRPLPESAAPRHEVIDELLDAVHLGRPPLHDGRWAKATLEICLAMLASARDGTDVPLHHQV; encoded by the coding sequence ATGGACACTTCCATACTTCGCATCGGCGTGGCCGGGTTGGGCCGGGCATTTTCGGTGATGCTGCCCACGTTCCTGGGCGATCCGCGCGTGCGCCTGGTGGCGGCATGCGACACCCGCGCCACCGCGCGCGAGCAATTCCAGCGCGATTTCGGCGGGCCCGCCTATGCGGATATCGAGGCCCTGGCGCGCAACCCGGAGGTACAGGTTGTCTATATCGCCAGCCCGCATCAATTCCACGCGGAACATACGCGCATCGCCGCCGCGCATGGCAAGCACGTGCTGGTGGAAAAACCCATGGCGCTGAGCCTGGCCGAGTGCGACGCCATGATCCAGGCCTGCCGTGCCGCGGGCGTCAGCATGGTGATCGGACACTGCCACAGCTTCGACACCCCATACCTGAAAACGCGCGAGCTTATCGCCAGCGGCGAGTTCGGCGCGGTGAAGATGATCCACGCGCTGAACTACACCGACTACCTGTTCCGGCCGCGCCGGCCGGAAGAGCTGTCCACCGCCGAAGGCGGGGGCGCGGTGTTCAGCCAGGCCGCGCATCAGGTCGATATCGTCCGCATGCTGGCCGGGGCGCGTCCCGTGCGGCTGCGCAGCGCCTTGGGTAATTGGCATCCCCAACGGCCCACCGAGGGCGCGTACAGCGCACTGCTGTGGTTCGAATCCGGCGCGTATGCGTCGCTGAACTACAACGGCTACGCCCACTTCGATTCGGACGAGTGGATGGACTGGGTCGGCGAGATGGGTGGCGCGAAAGACCCGCAGGACTATGGCGCGGCGCGCCGTAAACTGGCAACGCTGGAATCGCCGCAGGACGAAGCGCGGCTCAAGGTGGCCGGCACCTACGGCGGCGCGCTGTATGCGCCGCCTTCGCCGGGCAGCGCATCGGCACCGCTATCGCACCAGCACTTCGGCTCGATCGTCGTTTCCTGCGAACGGGCGGATTTGCGGCCCATGTCCGGCGGCATCCGTGTGTACGGCGACGCGCGGCGCGAGACCCGGCCGCTGCCCGAGTCCGCGGCGCCGCGCCATGAGGTGATAGACGAACTTCTCGATGCCGTCCATCTTGGCCGGCCGCCCCTGCACGATGGACGATGGGCGAAGGCGACGCTGGAGATCTGCCTGGCGATGCTCGCGTCCGCGCGCGATGGGACGGACGTGCCGCTGCATCACCAGGTGTGA
- a CDS encoding RecQ family ATP-dependent DNA helicase — translation MPDSPIPIALPAQARRVLRERFGVASLRPGQAEVLASVLRGNPTIAVMPTGSGKSLCYQVPALCNGGLTVVVSPLIALMKDQDEKLREYGVDAGVFNSATPDEDQQRYLRKGGGKHQPIVLATPERLGDAGFMQWLRRQTVRLFVVDEAHCISQWGHDFRPAFLEIPAAVRAVGSPPVLAMTATATDEVIHDIAATLDLPAACVIKVGVYRPNLDYAVRQVSDEERKQDAVLELVREAQGPAIVYSATVKEAEILHQVLRDAGMDAALYHGRLNATARRQAQDAFMSGTTRVMVATDAFGMGIDKPDVRLVVHAQLPGSLDAYYQESGRAGRDGEPARCILIHEEKDKRIQQFFLANRYPSRELLLRVLGVLEDAPAPLAEDELLRALGKVGARKLRVGLKLLADAGLIEKDSHGKLRTRGDADARARASAAAEQYERRAEHDRETLAAMVGYARSGRCRWRMLLAHFGDVPQWERCGHCDSCDLARQAEAVEKAGDAPPDRQGRPAPLRVGDGVRVRRYGAGVVEAVTRERVDIRFPNGDLRRFLPGYVTRLKGVPPVPPVPAS, via the coding sequence ATGCCCGACTCGCCCATTCCCATTGCCTTGCCTGCCCAAGCCCGGCGCGTGCTGCGCGAACGCTTCGGCGTGGCCAGCCTGCGCCCCGGCCAGGCCGAAGTCCTGGCCAGCGTGTTGCGGGGCAACCCGACGATAGCCGTGATGCCCACGGGCAGCGGCAAGTCGCTTTGCTACCAGGTGCCCGCGCTGTGCAATGGCGGCCTGACGGTGGTGGTGTCCCCCCTCATCGCGCTGATGAAGGACCAGGACGAGAAGCTGCGCGAGTACGGCGTGGATGCCGGCGTCTTCAATAGCGCCACCCCCGATGAGGACCAGCAGCGCTACCTGCGCAAGGGCGGCGGCAAGCATCAGCCCATCGTCCTTGCCACGCCGGAGCGGCTGGGCGATGCCGGCTTCATGCAATGGCTCAGGCGCCAGACCGTCCGCCTGTTCGTCGTGGACGAAGCGCATTGCATTTCGCAATGGGGCCATGACTTCCGGCCGGCCTTCCTGGAGATCCCCGCCGCCGTGCGTGCCGTGGGCTCGCCGCCGGTACTGGCGATGACGGCGACGGCAACCGACGAGGTCATCCACGACATCGCGGCCACGCTGGACCTGCCCGCGGCCTGCGTCATCAAGGTGGGTGTGTATCGCCCGAACCTCGATTACGCGGTGCGCCAGGTCAGCGACGAGGAGCGCAAGCAGGATGCGGTACTGGAACTCGTGCGGGAAGCGCAGGGGCCCGCCATTGTGTATAGCGCCACGGTCAAGGAGGCGGAGATCCTGCATCAGGTATTGCGCGACGCCGGCATGGACGCGGCGCTGTATCACGGCCGCTTGAATGCCACGGCGCGGCGACAGGCGCAGGACGCCTTCATGTCCGGCACCACGCGCGTCATGGTGGCTACCGACGCCTTTGGCATGGGCATCGACAAGCCGGATGTGCGGCTGGTCGTGCATGCCCAGCTGCCCGGCAGCCTGGATGCCTACTACCAGGAGTCGGGCCGCGCGGGACGCGACGGCGAGCCCGCGCGCTGCATACTGATTCACGAGGAAAAAGACAAGCGCATCCAGCAATTCTTTCTGGCCAACCGCTATCCGTCCAGGGAATTGCTGCTGCGCGTGCTGGGCGTCCTGGAAGACGCGCCCGCACCGCTGGCGGAGGACGAACTATTGCGGGCCTTGGGCAAGGTGGGCGCGCGCAAGCTGCGCGTCGGATTGAAGCTGCTTGCCGACGCCGGCCTGATCGAGAAGGACAGCCACGGCAAACTGCGCACGCGGGGCGATGCCGATGCCCGTGCGCGCGCATCGGCCGCCGCCGAACAATACGAAAGGCGCGCCGAGCACGACCGTGAAACCTTGGCCGCCATGGTGGGATATGCGCGCAGCGGACGCTGCCGCTGGCGCATGCTGCTGGCCCATTTTGGCGACGTGCCGCAGTGGGAACGCTGCGGGCATTGCGACAGCTGCGACCTGGCGCGGCAGGCCGAAGCCGTCGAAAAGGCGGGCGACGCACCGCCGGATCGCCAAGGCAGGCCCGCGCCCCTGCGGGTCGGCGATGGCGTGCGGGTGCGCCGCTATGGCGCGGGCGTGGTCGAGGCGGTGACGCGCGAACGCGTCGATATCCGCTTTCCCAATGGCGACTTGCGGCGTTTCCTGCCCGGATACGTCACGCGATTGAAAGGCGTGCCGCCCGTGCCGCCCGTGCCGGCGTCTTGA
- a CDS encoding ABC transporter substrate-binding protein, with amino-acid sequence MAKLQLSFSIGDYDRNRPLFDGTVQIDGVDPLFTLLSPEEMFFRSFRYQDFDVSELSFSSYLVKHANGDCPYIALPVFLSRAFRHTSIYVRKDRIKTPQDLKGKRIGVPEYQLTANVWARAILEDDYGVRPADVTWVRGGIDQPGRQEKVKIQLPADVRMVDAPADTTISDMLDRGEIEGFMAPRAPFGAARHNPDIGWLFDDPTTAAKDYYKRTGIFPIMHVLGLRKTLAEKHPWLPGTLLKAFEQSKAAALAKLSDTSATKVTLPFVEEQLKAARETMGEDYWAYGVESSRRTLEAFTRHHHAQGLSSRRMAVEELFHPSTYETFKL; translated from the coding sequence ATGGCCAAGCTGCAGCTTTCCTTTTCCATCGGCGACTATGACCGCAATCGCCCGCTGTTCGACGGCACGGTGCAAATCGACGGCGTCGATCCCTTGTTCACCCTGTTGTCGCCGGAAGAAATGTTCTTCCGATCCTTCCGGTACCAGGATTTCGACGTCAGCGAGTTGTCCTTCTCCAGCTATCTGGTCAAGCATGCGAACGGCGACTGTCCCTACATCGCCCTGCCGGTCTTCCTGTCGCGCGCCTTCCGCCATACCTCCATCTACGTGCGCAAGGACAGGATCAAGACGCCGCAGGACTTGAAGGGCAAGCGCATCGGTGTCCCGGAATACCAGCTGACCGCCAATGTCTGGGCGCGCGCGATACTGGAAGACGATTATGGCGTGCGGCCCGCCGATGTGACGTGGGTGCGCGGCGGCATCGACCAGCCGGGCCGTCAGGAGAAGGTCAAGATCCAGCTTCCGGCCGACGTCAGGATGGTGGACGCGCCGGCGGACACGACCATTTCGGACATGCTGGACCGCGGCGAAATCGAAGGTTTCATGGCACCGCGGGCGCCCTTCGGCGCGGCCCGCCACAACCCCGACATCGGCTGGCTGTTCGACGATCCCACCACCGCGGCCAAGGATTACTACAAGCGCACCGGCATCTTTCCCATCATGCACGTGCTGGGCCTGCGCAAGACGCTGGCCGAGAAGCATCCCTGGCTGCCCGGAACCCTGCTGAAGGCCTTCGAACAATCGAAGGCGGCGGCGTTGGCCAAGCTGTCCGACACATCGGCGACCAAGGTCACGCTGCCCTTCGTCGAGGAACAGCTGAAGGCCGCGCGCGAGACCATGGGCGAGGACTACTGGGCCTATGGCGTCGAGAGCAGCCGGCGGACCCTGGAGGCATTCACGCGACATCATCATGCACAAGGCTTGTCGTCGCGCCGGATGGCGGTGGAAGAACTGTTCCATCCCAGCACCTATGAAACGTTCAAGCTGTAG
- a CDS encoding TRAP transporter large permease, with the protein MDFFIANLAPIMFATLVVFLLLGFPVAFALAANGILYGLIGIELGLLTPALFQALPQRVFGIISNDTLLAVPFFTLMGLVLERSGMAEDLLETIGQLFGTVRGGLAFAVVFVGAMLAATTGVVSASVISMGLISLPIMLRYGYDRRLASGVIAASGTLSQIIPPSLVLIILADQLGRSIGDMYRAAMVPGFVLAGLYILYVIIMCVVRPASAPALPEEARRFRETNGTRGGRSLLVLMAISVAVAWALGRWMENDTAPADERIVLSLLLWGLSAFVIAIVNKALRLRLLSALAERVTFVMIPPLFLIFLVLGTIFIGVATPTEGGAMGAVGAIAMALARKRLTLDLMRQAMDTTTKLSCFVVFILVGSTVFGLTFRGVNGDLWVEHLLTGLPGGQWGFLIVVSVLTFVLAFFLDFFELAFIIVPLLGPVAEKMGIDLIWFGVILAVNMQTSFMHPPFGFALFYLRSVAPKDAYRDKVTGRTIAPVTTGQIYRGSIPFIVIQLLMVATVMLVPAMVMHYKGDQSQVDPASVKIDVQGGYGDSVYGGGADDPGASFK; encoded by the coding sequence ATGGACTTCTTCATCGCCAACCTGGCGCCCATCATGTTCGCCACCCTGGTGGTGTTCCTGCTGCTGGGTTTTCCGGTGGCCTTCGCGCTGGCGGCCAACGGCATCCTGTACGGCCTGATCGGCATCGAGCTGGGCCTGCTCACGCCGGCGCTGTTCCAGGCGCTGCCGCAGCGGGTGTTCGGCATCATCTCCAACGACACGCTGCTGGCGGTGCCGTTCTTCACGCTGATGGGACTGGTGCTGGAGCGCTCGGGCATGGCCGAGGACCTGCTGGAGACCATCGGGCAGCTGTTCGGCACGGTCCGGGGCGGCCTGGCCTTCGCGGTGGTGTTCGTCGGCGCCATGCTGGCGGCCACCACCGGCGTGGTCTCGGCCTCGGTGATCTCCATGGGGCTGATCTCGCTGCCCATCATGCTGCGCTACGGCTACGACCGGCGCCTGGCCAGCGGCGTGATCGCCGCCTCCGGCACGCTGTCGCAGATCATCCCGCCCTCGCTGGTACTGATCATCCTGGCCGACCAGCTGGGCCGCTCGATCGGCGACATGTACCGGGCGGCGATGGTGCCGGGCTTCGTGCTGGCCGGGCTGTACATCCTGTACGTGATCATCATGTGCGTGGTCAGGCCCGCCTCGGCGCCAGCCTTGCCCGAGGAGGCGCGGCGGTTTCGCGAGACCAATGGCACGCGCGGGGGCCGCTCGCTGCTGGTGCTGATGGCGATCTCCGTGGCGGTGGCCTGGGCGCTGGGCCGGTGGATGGAGAACGACACCGCGCCGGCCGACGAGCGCATCGTGCTCAGCCTGCTGTTGTGGGGCCTGTCCGCCTTCGTGATCGCCATCGTCAACAAGGCACTGCGCCTGCGGCTGCTGTCGGCGCTGGCCGAGCGGGTGACCTTCGTCATGATCCCGCCGTTGTTCCTGATCTTCCTGGTGCTGGGCACCATCTTCATCGGCGTGGCCACGCCCACCGAGGGCGGGGCGATGGGCGCGGTGGGGGCCATCGCCATGGCGCTGGCGCGCAAGCGGCTGACGCTGGACCTCATGCGCCAGGCGATGGACACCACGACCAAGCTGTCTTGCTTCGTGGTCTTCATCCTGGTGGGTTCCACGGTGTTTGGCCTGACCTTTCGCGGCGTGAACGGCGATCTGTGGGTCGAACACCTGCTGACCGGGCTGCCGGGCGGGCAGTGGGGCTTCCTGATCGTGGTCAGCGTGCTGACCTTCGTGCTGGCCTTCTTCCTGGACTTCTTCGAGCTGGCCTTCATCATCGTGCCGCTGCTCGGGCCGGTGGCCGAAAAGATGGGCATCGACCTGATCTGGTTCGGGGTGATCCTGGCGGTGAACATGCAGACGTCCTTCATGCATCCGCCCTTCGGTTTCGCGCTGTTCTACCTGCGCTCGGTGGCGCCCAAGGATGCCTACCGGGACAAGGTCACGGGGCGGACCATCGCGCCGGTGACCACGGGGCAGATCTATCGCGGATCCATTCCCTTCATCGTCATCCAGCTGCTGATGGTGGCCACGGTGATGCTGGTGCCCGCGATGGTGATGCACTACAAGGGCGACCAGTCCCAGGTCGACCCCGCGTCGGTGAAGATCGACGTGCAGGGCGGCTACGGCGATAGCGTGTACGGCGGCGGGGCGGACGATCCGGGCGCGTCGTTCAAGTGA